Sequence from the Arthrobacter pigmenti genome:
TTCCGGTTCATTTCAGCGCCGGCGGCGTCAGGTGTCACGTTGCCGCTCAATCCCATGCCGCGCGACTTCAGAGAACCCCCGAGCACATTTCCGTCACCGCTCATCATTCCTTTGAACCCCTGTTCGGCTACGAGCGCGGGATCGTCCTTCTCGCCGGCACCCACCTTGGTTTCTTCCAGACCCGCCCGTTCGAAGAACTCGGTGTCCGTCGGCCCGGGAAGGAGGGTGGTCACGGTGACGCCGGTGTCCTTGAGTTCGTTGCGCAGGGCCTGCCCGAACGATTGGACGAATGCCTTCGACGCACCGTAAACGGCCTGGAACGGCGCCGGCATTCGGGACACCACGGATGATGTGAACAGGATCCTGCCCTCGCCGCGAGCCACCATGTCCGAGGCAATCCGCTTGGCGAGTGCAACGGTGGAGACCACATTGAGGTCAATGAGGCGGAGTTCGTCATCAAGACTGTTCTCCAGGAAAGGGCCGCCGACGCCCACGCCTGCATTCAATACGGCAGCATCCAGCGGACGGTCCAGCGTGGCGACCGCCGCGTACAGCCTGTCGACGCCGTCCCGCTGTGCGAGATCGATCTCTTCGGGGTGAACGGAGCCGCCAAGCCCTTCGAGCCTTTGCGCGGCAGAGGTAAGCTCCGCATCTTCCGCGGTGATGACGACGTCGAAGCCGTTGGACAGGAACTGTTTCGCCAACTCATAACCGATTCCGCTTGAAGCGCCGGTCACGAGTGCAAGGGGTCGATTGGTTTCCATGGTGAGGTCCTCTCGAGAAGAATGGTAAGTATGCTTTCCATTCTTGCGTGAGATGGAGGTCAGCGAAACCCCTGCCGCTGTGACCGCAGTGGGTTCCGGGCACAAAAAGAGCCTCCTGCCAGAGTCGAACTGGCGACCTTCTCATTACGAGTGAGACGCTCTACCGACTGAGCTAAGGAGGCTAGTTTCGCGGGTAGATATACCCGTTCAACAAGGCACAACTGTATAAGAGCCTGAGCTCACCGGTCAAAATCAGCAGCGGACGCCGTCCTCGGGCAGGGTGCCCTCGATGAGGTAGCCGTCCACGATGTTCTCGATGCACTGACCGGAGCGA
This genomic interval carries:
- a CDS encoding SDR family NAD(P)-dependent oxidoreductase → METNRPLALVTGASSGIGYELAKQFLSNGFDVVITAEDAELTSAAQRLEGLGGSVHPEEIDLAQRDGVDRLYAAVATLDRPLDAAVLNAGVGVGGPFLENSLDDELRLIDLNVVSTVALAKRIASDMVARGEGRILFTSSVVSRMPAPFQAVYGASKAFVQSFGQALRNELKDTGVTVTTLLPGPTDTEFFERAGLEETKVGAGEKDDPALVAEQGFKGMMSGDGNVLGGSLKSRGMGLSGNVTPDAAGAEMNRKMNEPGSAKD